In Mycobacterium sp. JS623, one genomic interval encodes:
- a CDS encoding GMC family oxidoreductase: MKPDYDVLIIGSGFGGSVTALRLTEKGYRVGVLEAGRRFNDEDFAKTSWNLRKFLWAPKLGMYGIQRIHLLRNVMILAGAGVGGGSLNYANTLYVPPEPFFADPQWKDITDWRSELMPHYDQAKRMLGVVKNPTFTDADRIVKEVADEMGVGDTFVPTPVGVFFGPDGEKAPGKTVPDPYFGGAGPARTGCIECGSCMTGCRYGAKNTLVKNYLGLAERAGAEVIPMTTVTAIEPQSDGSWKVRSARTGLLPFKRRTYTASHVVLAAGTWGTQKLLFKMRDKGKLPRLSDKLGVLTRTNSESIVGAGRFTVSPDLDLTHGVAITSSIHPTSDTHVEPVRYGKGSNAMGLLQTLMTDGAGPQGTDVPRWKQFIQQAGEDPRGMLRLLNPRRWSERTMIALVMQHLDNSITTFTERTRLGFRRMTSKQGHGEPNPTWIPVGNEVTRRIAKKIDGVAGGTWGELFNIPLTAHFLGGAAIGNTPEHGVIDPYHRVYGYPTLSVHDGASISANLGVNPSLSITAQAERAASLWPNKGQVDQRPAQGEAYKRLAPIPPEHPVVPADAPAALRPLPIEPVSSAG; the protein is encoded by the coding sequence ATGAAACCTGACTATGACGTTCTGATCATTGGTTCGGGGTTCGGGGGAAGCGTCACCGCGCTACGGCTCACCGAGAAGGGCTATCGCGTCGGGGTGCTCGAGGCGGGCCGACGGTTCAACGACGAAGACTTCGCGAAGACCTCGTGGAACCTGCGCAAGTTCCTATGGGCTCCGAAGCTCGGCATGTATGGCATTCAACGAATTCACTTGCTGCGCAACGTCATGATCCTCGCAGGCGCCGGGGTGGGCGGCGGTTCTCTGAACTACGCCAACACCCTGTACGTGCCGCCGGAACCGTTCTTCGCCGACCCCCAGTGGAAGGACATCACCGACTGGCGTAGCGAGCTGATGCCGCATTACGACCAAGCCAAGCGCATGCTCGGCGTGGTCAAGAACCCGACGTTCACCGACGCCGATCGCATCGTCAAAGAGGTCGCCGACGAAATGGGTGTCGGCGACACGTTCGTGCCGACGCCGGTCGGGGTGTTCTTCGGACCCGACGGCGAAAAGGCGCCGGGCAAGACGGTGCCCGATCCATACTTCGGTGGTGCAGGCCCCGCGCGCACCGGCTGCATCGAATGCGGCTCCTGCATGACGGGGTGCCGCTACGGGGCCAAGAACACACTGGTCAAGAACTACCTCGGCCTTGCGGAAAGGGCTGGGGCAGAAGTCATTCCGATGACGACCGTGACCGCTATCGAGCCGCAGTCTGATGGGTCCTGGAAGGTCCGCAGCGCCAGGACCGGCTTGTTGCCGTTCAAACGGCGCACGTACACCGCCTCGCATGTGGTGCTCGCGGCGGGGACTTGGGGCACGCAGAAGCTGTTGTTCAAGATGCGCGACAAGGGCAAGCTGCCCAGGCTCTCGGACAAGCTCGGTGTGCTCACCCGAACCAACTCGGAATCGATCGTCGGCGCAGGCCGCTTCACTGTGTCGCCCGACCTAGATCTCACGCACGGCGTTGCGATCACCTCGTCGATCCATCCGACGTCGGATACTCACGTCGAGCCTGTGCGATATGGCAAGGGCTCCAACGCAATGGGTCTCTTGCAGACCCTGATGACCGACGGGGCCGGGCCGCAGGGCACCGACGTTCCGCGCTGGAAGCAGTTCATCCAGCAGGCCGGCGAGGATCCCCGGGGCATGCTCCGGTTGCTCAATCCGCGCCGGTGGAGCGAGCGCACGATGATCGCGTTGGTGATGCAGCATCTGGACAACTCGATCACGACATTCACCGAGCGCACGAGGCTGGGATTCCGGCGGATGACCAGCAAGCAGGGACACGGCGAACCCAACCCCACCTGGATTCCGGTGGGCAACGAGGTCACGCGCCGGATCGCCAAGAAGATCGACGGCGTGGCCGGTGGCACCTGGGGCGAGCTGTTCAACATCCCGCTGACCGCGCACTTCCTCGGTGGGGCGGCGATCGGCAACACGCCTGAGCACGGCGTGATCGACCCCTATCACCGGGTGTACGGCTATCCGACGCTCTCGGTGCACGATGGTGCTTCGATTTCGGCGAATCTTGGTGTGAATCCGTCGCTTTCGATCACCGCGCAGGCCGAACGGGCAGCGTCGCTGTGGCCGAACAAGGGCCAGGTGGACCAACGGCCGGCGCAGGGTGAGGCCTACAAGCGGCTTGCGCCGATTCCGCCGGAGCATCCGGTCGTGCCCGCCGACGCACCTGCGGCGCTGCGGCCGCTGCCGATCGAACCGGTCAGCTCGGCCGGCTAA
- the phoU gene encoding phosphate signaling complex protein PhoU, protein MRTTYHEELSALSAQVGDMCRLAADAMERATAALLGADLTVAEQVIADHEHITAMSKKVEASAIKLLALQQPVAGDLRMIVGSLHIGADIERMGALAVHVARISRLRHPECALPDDVRASFAEMGSRAISLARTAREVLISRDPDKAARLRAEDDAVDAEHQHLFTLLIDHKWQDGVCSAVDVALLGRFYERFADHAVEIGKRVVFEATGGLPDHKQMA, encoded by the coding sequence ATGCGGACGACGTATCACGAGGAGCTATCCGCGCTGTCCGCGCAAGTCGGCGACATGTGCCGGCTGGCCGCCGACGCGATGGAACGAGCGACGGCAGCGCTGCTGGGTGCGGACTTGACGGTCGCCGAGCAAGTTATCGCCGATCACGAGCACATCACCGCAATGAGCAAGAAGGTCGAGGCCAGCGCGATCAAACTGCTTGCGCTGCAACAGCCTGTCGCAGGAGATCTGCGGATGATCGTCGGCTCCCTTCACATCGGCGCCGACATCGAGCGGATGGGCGCGTTGGCTGTGCACGTTGCGAGGATCTCGCGGCTGCGGCATCCGGAGTGCGCGCTGCCCGACGACGTGCGAGCCAGTTTCGCCGAAATGGGTTCTAGGGCAATCAGTTTGGCCCGCACCGCGCGCGAAGTGCTCATCTCCCGCGATCCCGACAAGGCCGCCCGGTTGCGCGCCGAGGACGATGCTGTCGATGCCGAGCACCAGCACTTGTTCACGCTGTTGATCGACCACAAGTGGCAGGACGGAGTCTGCTCTGCGGTCGACGTCGCACTGCTCGGCCGGTTTTATGAACGCTTCGCCGACCATGCCGTCGAGATCGGCAAGCGGGTGGTGTTCGAGGCGACGGGCGGGTTGCCCGACCACAAGCAGATGGCCTAG
- a CDS encoding DedA family protein, whose product MNVDAILQTIPPLAIYLIVGAVIGIESLGIPLPGEIVLVSAALLASRHTLDISPVAVGASATIGAIIGDTIGYSIGHRYGMSLFERLGNRFPKHFGTGHVALAKQLFHRWGVWAVFFGRFIALLRILAGPLAGALKMPYPRFLAANASGALCWAGGTTAVVYYLGLAAEKWLSRFSWIALVVAVLIGIGLTLLLRERTAKLIERLEAEHDWETLRRH is encoded by the coding sequence GTGAACGTGGACGCCATCCTGCAGACGATCCCGCCGTTAGCCATCTACCTCATCGTCGGGGCCGTCATCGGCATTGAAAGCCTGGGCATCCCGCTGCCCGGAGAAATCGTGCTCGTCAGCGCTGCCCTGCTGGCATCCCGCCACACCCTCGACATCAGCCCGGTGGCTGTCGGCGCATCCGCCACGATCGGCGCAATCATCGGCGACACCATCGGGTATTCGATCGGCCACCGATACGGCATGTCGCTGTTCGAACGGCTCGGCAACCGTTTCCCCAAACACTTCGGCACGGGCCACGTCGCGCTGGCCAAACAGCTGTTCCATCGGTGGGGGGTCTGGGCGGTGTTCTTCGGCCGCTTCATCGCGCTGTTGCGCATCCTGGCCGGCCCGCTCGCCGGGGCGTTGAAGATGCCCTACCCGCGCTTCTTGGCCGCCAACGCCAGCGGCGCCTTGTGCTGGGCGGGCGGTACCACCGCCGTTGTCTACTACCTGGGCCTAGCCGCGGAGAAATGGCTGTCGAGGTTTTCGTGGATCGCGCTTGTCGTCGCCGTCCTCATCGGTATCGGCTTGACGTTGTTGTTGCGCGAACGCACCGCCAAACTGATCGAGCGGCTCGAGGCGGAACACGACTGGGAAACGCTGCGTCGCCACTAG
- a CDS encoding carboxymuconolactone decarboxylase family protein: protein MTKYPESPREAARAFTPELTDLINNPMYSDVWADERLSPRDRSIATLAALTVLYRPEEFPAHLRRARDNGLTNAEISALITHCAFYGGFPAAISASLLAAETLL from the coding sequence ATGACCAAATATCCGGAGTCCCCTCGCGAGGCCGCCCGCGCCTTCACACCCGAACTGACCGACCTGATCAACAATCCGATGTACTCGGATGTCTGGGCCGATGAGCGACTGAGCCCCCGCGATCGCAGCATCGCGACACTGGCCGCGCTGACAGTCCTCTACCGCCCAGAGGAGTTTCCCGCCCATCTGCGTCGCGCACGCGACAACGGCCTGACGAACGCCGAGATCTCAGCACTGATCACCCACTGCGCGTTCTACGGCGGGTTTCCCGCCGCGATCTCGGCCTCCTTGCTTGCCGCGGAGACTCTGCTCTAA
- a CDS encoding SDR family NAD(P)-dependent oxidoreductase: MGALDTKIAIVTGTSRGVGVGIAHELLRAGATVVGCSRSKLDELPGIEPEWSPRSAQMTCDQGDYHAIDAFVSEVAATYGRIDILVNNAGGTVPCPNVEDVPVLVSQIQGAPRSDNDYERTVLFHSFAIQMNLISPLWFAIRVCRQMREQDGVGSIINISSGAGHPAGSPTLVSYGAAKAGLNHMTRSLAEEWGPRVRVNALALGPTMTNNFRSFVLPKDDPDGAQYFRNIPLKRAGEPAEVGRACVFLCSGAADFINGTTIEIDGGMLPGVLYEAGLKTITDLL, from the coding sequence GTGGGTGCACTGGACACCAAGATCGCGATCGTCACCGGCACAAGCAGAGGAGTCGGCGTCGGTATTGCGCACGAACTGCTGCGCGCCGGTGCCACTGTCGTCGGCTGCTCGCGCTCGAAACTTGACGAGCTGCCCGGCATCGAACCCGAATGGTCGCCGCGGTCGGCCCAAATGACTTGTGACCAAGGCGATTACCACGCCATCGACGCGTTTGTCTCTGAGGTCGCGGCGACCTACGGCCGCATCGACATCCTCGTCAACAACGCCGGCGGTACAGTGCCGTGTCCGAACGTCGAGGACGTGCCCGTCTTGGTTTCGCAGATCCAGGGCGCGCCGCGCAGCGACAACGATTACGAGCGCACCGTGTTGTTTCATTCATTCGCGATCCAGATGAACCTGATCAGCCCGCTGTGGTTCGCCATTCGGGTGTGCCGGCAGATGCGCGAACAGGACGGCGTCGGCTCGATCATCAACATCTCCAGCGGCGCAGGCCACCCCGCCGGTTCACCCACACTGGTGTCCTACGGCGCCGCGAAGGCCGGCCTGAACCACATGACCCGCTCGCTGGCCGAGGAGTGGGGGCCCCGCGTTCGCGTCAATGCACTGGCGCTCGGCCCGACGATGACCAACAACTTCCGCAGCTTCGTCCTGCCCAAGGACGACCCCGACGGTGCTCAGTATTTCCGAAACATTCCGCTCAAGCGAGCAGGCGAGCCCGCCGAAGTCGGCCGTGCATGCGTGTTCTTGTGCAGCGGCGCAGCCGATTTCATCAACGGAACGACCATCGAGATCGACGGCGGCATGCTGCCCGGCGTGCTCTACGAAGCCGGCCTCAAAACCATCACCGACCTGCTTTAA
- a CDS encoding NAD(P)H-dependent amine dehydrogenase family protein: protein MRRVIQFSTGNVGRHALHTIIERPDLELVGVHANSARKVGRDAAELCGLTRPSGVVATDDIDALVALEADCVVYTSQAEMRPRDAIEEISRFLSAGTNVVGTSMVWLVAPEHADDWLRDPLQRACKAGDTSLYINGIDPGFSGDTLVYTALSLAARATAITVQKIFDYGTYDDSEFTGVSMGFGTTPDHTPIMFQPGVLTSLWGGQVRSLADGLGIELDDIRERHETWVTPEPFACTMMTIPAGGVAAVRFAVEGLRGGEPVITMEHVNRLTDIAGPDWPYPPDGRSGVHRVTITGDPGVEINAHVGLAGVDHNQGGVIATAARAVNMIEPVCTAPSGLLAARDLPAAPIRGVMW, encoded by the coding sequence GTGCGACGAGTCATCCAATTCTCCACCGGCAACGTGGGCCGCCACGCGCTGCACACAATCATCGAACGCCCCGATCTCGAATTGGTCGGCGTGCACGCCAACAGCGCGCGGAAGGTCGGCCGCGACGCTGCCGAGCTGTGCGGGCTGACGAGACCCAGCGGTGTCGTGGCCACCGACGACATCGACGCACTCGTCGCTCTCGAGGCCGACTGTGTGGTGTACACGTCGCAGGCCGAGATGCGGCCTCGCGACGCCATCGAGGAGATCTCCCGGTTCCTGTCCGCAGGGACGAATGTCGTTGGTACCTCAATGGTCTGGCTGGTAGCCCCCGAGCACGCCGATGACTGGCTGCGCGATCCGCTGCAACGGGCATGCAAAGCCGGCGACACCTCGCTGTATATCAACGGCATTGATCCCGGCTTCTCCGGCGACACGCTGGTGTACACCGCGCTGAGCCTCGCGGCACGCGCCACCGCGATCACCGTCCAGAAGATCTTCGACTACGGCACCTACGACGACTCCGAATTCACCGGCGTCAGTATGGGATTCGGCACCACACCCGACCACACGCCGATCATGTTCCAGCCCGGTGTGCTGACGTCGCTATGGGGCGGACAGGTCCGAAGCCTCGCCGACGGTCTCGGCATCGAGCTCGACGACATCCGCGAGCGGCACGAAACCTGGGTCACCCCAGAACCGTTCGCGTGCACGATGATGACTATCCCTGCAGGAGGAGTGGCCGCGGTCCGGTTCGCGGTCGAGGGCCTGCGTGGCGGTGAGCCTGTCATCACGATGGAACACGTCAACCGGCTCACCGACATCGCGGGACCCGACTGGCCGTATCCGCCGGATGGCCGCTCGGGCGTGCACCGCGTCACGATCACTGGCGACCCCGGCGTCGAGATCAACGCGCACGTGGGACTCGCCGGCGTCGACCACAACCAAGGCGGTGTAATCGCCACCGCGGCCCGCGCGGTCAACATGATCGAACCGGTGTGCACCGCACCCAGCGGTCTGCTGGCCGCGCGCGACCTGCCAGCCGCGCCCATCCGCGGCGTGATGTGGTGA
- a CDS encoding TetR/AcrR family transcriptional regulator encodes MTQLRAERTRALVIDETVRCILEEGFAAASAKHITERAGVTWGVVQYHFGDRDGLLMAVVDKGLIELTDALRELPAAAENIRGRTEFIVNAAWDAFSSPTSMAALEILIATRAMRDTGATAHLATLGTTMAQLGKHIGEGLHARHAAAIGNLIWATLRGLVVATLVVPEPVDTRRERRALVDMITRYVDSVD; translated from the coding sequence GTGACGCAACTGCGCGCCGAGCGCACCCGCGCGCTGGTGATCGACGAGACGGTCCGCTGCATCCTCGAGGAGGGGTTCGCCGCCGCCAGCGCCAAGCACATCACCGAACGTGCGGGCGTGACATGGGGTGTTGTGCAGTATCACTTCGGAGACCGCGACGGACTGCTGATGGCCGTCGTCGACAAGGGCCTCATCGAGCTGACCGATGCGCTGCGCGAACTGCCGGCCGCCGCCGAAAATATCCGCGGCCGAACGGAATTCATCGTCAATGCGGCGTGGGACGCGTTCTCCAGCCCGACGTCCATGGCAGCGCTTGAAATCCTGATCGCCACCCGCGCCATGCGCGATACCGGCGCCACTGCCCACCTCGCTACGCTCGGCACCACCATGGCCCAGTTGGGCAAGCACATTGGCGAAGGGCTGCACGCGCGGCACGCGGCGGCGATCGGCAATCTGATCTGGGCCACGCTGCGCGGGCTGGTCGTGGCGACGCTGGTGGTGCCGGAGCCGGTCGACACCCGCCGCGAGCGGCGGGCGCTGGTGGACATGATCACCCGCTATGTTGACAGCGTTGATTAG
- a CDS encoding DUF2752 domain-containing protein has translation MRVHPLAAPLAVAAAAAGGCAVIWAANPTIPGGILPVCPTKALFGIDCPGCGSLRMIYSLLHFDFASAMPYNALGLAAVLLLVWASVAWTYARLVGRRVRSWQHLRWSAPPVLALTMVWFVVRNLGFGPFPALFV, from the coding sequence ATGCGCGTCCACCCGCTCGCCGCACCGCTGGCGGTCGCCGCCGCAGCGGCGGGTGGGTGCGCCGTCATCTGGGCGGCGAACCCGACGATCCCCGGCGGGATCCTGCCGGTGTGCCCGACAAAAGCGCTGTTCGGCATCGACTGCCCGGGCTGCGGCAGCCTGCGGATGATCTACTCCCTGCTCCATTTCGACTTCGCCTCAGCGATGCCCTACAACGCGCTGGGCCTGGCGGCGGTGTTACTGCTGGTGTGGGCCTCCGTGGCCTGGACCTACGCGAGGCTGGTGGGCCGGCGCGTGCGAAGCTGGCAACACCTGCGATGGTCGGCGCCGCCGGTCCTCGCGCTGACCATGGTGTGGTTTGTGGTGCGCAACTTGGGTTTTGGGCCGTTCCCGGCTCTGTTCGTCTGA
- the guaA gene encoding glutamine-hydrolyzing GMP synthase yields the protein MESASPRPVLVVDFGAQYAQLIARRVREARVYSEVIPHTASVEDIKDKDPQAIVLSGGPASVYADGAPQLNPAMFDLGVPVFGICYGFQAMAQALGGTVAKTGTSEYGRTDLKVSGGQLHSDLPVSQPVWMSHGDAVTAAPDGFEVVATSSGAPVAAFENRERRLAGVQYHPEVMHTPHGQQVLSRFLHEFAGIDSSWTPANIADSLVEQVRNQIGNGRAICGLSGGVDSAVAAALVQRAVGDRLTCVFVDHGLLRAGERAQVQRDFVAATGANLVTVDVADRFLEALAGVTNPEGKRKIIGRQFIRAFEGAVRDIVGDSGSDVEFLVQGTLYPDVVESGGGTGTANIKSHHNVGGLPDDLKFKLVEPLRLLFKDEVRAVGRELGLPEEIVARQPFPGPGLGIRIVGEVTADRLDTLRRADAIAREELTAAGLDNQIWQCPVVLLADIRSVGVQGDGRTYGHPIVLRPVSSEDAMTADWTRVPFEVLERISTRITNEVPEVNRVVLDVTSKPPGTIEWE from the coding sequence GTGGAATCAGCATCCCCCCGGCCCGTCTTGGTGGTCGACTTCGGCGCGCAATACGCGCAGCTCATCGCCCGCCGCGTCAGAGAGGCCAGGGTGTATTCCGAGGTCATCCCGCATACCGCGAGTGTCGAAGACATCAAGGACAAGGACCCCCAGGCCATCGTGCTCTCGGGTGGGCCGGCCAGTGTGTACGCAGACGGCGCGCCGCAACTGAATCCGGCGATGTTCGACCTTGGGGTGCCGGTCTTCGGTATCTGCTACGGGTTTCAGGCAATGGCGCAGGCGCTTGGCGGGACGGTCGCGAAGACCGGAACCAGCGAGTACGGCCGTACCGACCTGAAAGTATCTGGGGGACAGCTGCATTCGGATCTACCGGTTTCCCAGCCGGTATGGATGAGTCACGGTGACGCAGTCACCGCCGCTCCCGATGGCTTCGAGGTGGTCGCCACGAGTTCCGGAGCCCCCGTCGCGGCGTTCGAGAACCGCGAGCGTCGGCTCGCAGGAGTGCAGTACCACCCCGAGGTAATGCACACGCCGCATGGACAGCAGGTGCTGAGCCGATTTCTGCACGAGTTCGCGGGTATCGATTCGTCCTGGACCCCCGCCAACATCGCTGATTCGCTAGTCGAGCAGGTGCGCAACCAGATCGGCAACGGCAGGGCGATCTGCGGGCTGTCGGGCGGCGTGGACTCCGCGGTGGCAGCAGCGCTGGTCCAGCGCGCCGTCGGCGACCGGTTGACCTGCGTGTTCGTCGATCACGGCCTGCTCCGCGCTGGCGAACGTGCGCAGGTGCAGCGCGATTTCGTCGCCGCGACCGGGGCCAACCTGGTGACTGTGGACGTCGCCGACCGGTTCCTCGAAGCGCTGGCCGGGGTAACCAATCCTGAGGGCAAGCGCAAGATCATCGGCCGCCAGTTCATCCGTGCCTTCGAAGGCGCGGTCCGAGACATCGTGGGGGACAGCGGTTCTGACGTCGAATTCCTGGTGCAGGGCACGCTGTATCCGGACGTGGTCGAATCCGGCGGTGGCACAGGCACGGCCAACATCAAGAGCCACCATAACGTCGGCGGGCTGCCGGACGATCTGAAGTTCAAGCTCGTCGAGCCGCTGCGGTTGCTGTTCAAGGACGAGGTGCGCGCGGTGGGCCGCGAGCTGGGCCTGCCCGAGGAAATTGTTGCGCGCCAACCATTCCCGGGCCCCGGTCTTGGCATTCGGATCGTGGGCGAGGTCACTGCCGACCGACTGGACACGCTGCGTCGTGCCGACGCGATTGCCCGCGAAGAGTTGACCGCGGCGGGCCTGGACAACCAGATCTGGCAGTGCCCGGTGGTGCTGCTGGCCGACATCCGTTCTGTCGGCGTGCAGGGCGACGGCCGCACCTACGGCCACCCGATCGTGCTGCGCCCGGTTTCCAGTGAAGACGCGATGACCGCCGACTGGACGCGGGTGCCTTTCGAGGTGCTCGAACGCATCTCCACCCGCATCACCAACGAAGTTCCCGAGGTGAACCGGGTCGTGCTGGACGTCACCAGCAAGCCGCCCGGCACCATCGAATGGGAATAA
- a CDS encoding TetR/AcrR family transcriptional regulator: MSSASANPAGKKGYHHGALHSALIEASIALAREGGPDRVVLREAARLAGVSHSAAYRHFADRDALLTEVSRHARAELADEMRRRVNRSTDPRKRMQAVGVAYIEFALHQPGLFRTAFTSHPATTDHRPAAADASDAAEPFEVLGQVLDEAQAAGLLSPQRRPGAEVAVWSAVHGLACLLLDGPLPTTAAAVKFATGQVFDLIENGLLSTT; encoded by the coding sequence ATGAGTTCGGCGAGTGCCAACCCCGCGGGCAAGAAGGGCTACCACCACGGTGCGCTGCACTCGGCCCTGATCGAAGCGAGCATCGCGTTGGCGCGAGAGGGCGGACCCGATCGAGTGGTGCTGCGCGAAGCGGCCCGCCTGGCCGGGGTTTCACACTCGGCCGCCTACCGCCACTTCGCCGACCGCGACGCACTCCTGACGGAGGTGTCGCGCCATGCGCGGGCCGAGCTCGCAGACGAGATGCGCCGTCGCGTGAATCGCTCAACCGATCCCCGGAAGAGGATGCAGGCGGTCGGCGTCGCATACATCGAGTTCGCATTGCACCAGCCGGGACTGTTCCGCACGGCGTTCACATCGCATCCCGCCACAACTGACCATCGACCGGCAGCAGCGGATGCATCCGACGCTGCAGAGCCCTTCGAAGTCCTCGGCCAAGTACTGGACGAGGCTCAGGCCGCCGGCCTGCTGAGCCCGCAACGCAGGCCTGGAGCCGAGGTCGCGGTCTGGTCAGCGGTTCACGGTCTCGCCTGCCTGCTGCTCGATGGACCGCTGCCCACGACCGCGGCAGCCGTCAAGTTCGCGACGGGCCAAGTCTTCGATCTCATCGAGAACGGGCTGCTCAGCACCACGTAG
- a CDS encoding NmrA family NAD(P)-binding protein → MANGRVLVTGAAGKIGGAVTAQLLERGVATRALVRREDVRSAHLRSLGANTVVADMFDVQQVQAALEGVDRLFFNLPYHPHALDIAVTFAVAARRAGVEAVVALGQWLASPEHPSLMTRHHWLSDKLFQLLPDTAHIAVDPGFFADNCFQVLPFAAQLGVLPIPTGGRRNAPPSNEDIARVVVGALLDPHPHDGRAYRPTGPKLLSGSDIADAIGDALGRPVRHIDIPPRMFMRAVRVGAKQLGADMYFQSGLRHYLPENALGIWEVGGPTTHVRDVAGVEPEDFLTIARRYVSAADTRRTAGHIMRQIGSLMLTSLVPMHRLDKFDRRQQHPQPAHPRYSGESAVWRDEHTPSAGSTQYRFGDIEADISRQASRSGVFST, encoded by the coding sequence ATGGCAAATGGACGCGTGCTTGTCACCGGTGCGGCAGGCAAGATCGGAGGGGCTGTAACGGCACAATTGTTGGAACGAGGTGTGGCGACGAGAGCCTTGGTGCGTCGCGAAGATGTCCGCAGTGCCCACTTACGCTCCCTCGGAGCCAACACCGTCGTCGCGGATATGTTTGACGTCCAACAGGTTCAGGCCGCACTGGAAGGCGTGGACCGGCTGTTCTTCAACCTCCCGTATCACCCACATGCACTCGACATCGCCGTTACGTTCGCCGTGGCAGCGCGCCGAGCCGGCGTTGAGGCGGTTGTGGCACTCGGTCAGTGGCTGGCCAGTCCCGAGCATCCATCGCTGATGACGCGTCATCACTGGTTGTCCGACAAGCTGTTTCAGTTGCTTCCGGACACCGCGCACATTGCGGTCGATCCCGGTTTCTTCGCCGACAACTGTTTCCAAGTCCTCCCCTTCGCCGCCCAATTGGGCGTGTTGCCCATCCCGACGGGCGGGCGCCGCAACGCGCCACCGTCCAACGAAGACATCGCCCGTGTGGTGGTGGGTGCGCTGCTTGATCCGCACCCACATGACGGTCGGGCATACCGCCCGACAGGGCCAAAGCTGTTGTCCGGTAGCGATATCGCCGACGCGATCGGCGACGCGTTGGGCCGGCCCGTCCGTCACATCGACATCCCACCGAGGATGTTCATGCGAGCGGTGCGCGTCGGCGCCAAGCAGCTCGGAGCCGACATGTACTTCCAGTCCGGGCTGCGCCACTACCTGCCCGAGAACGCACTGGGGATATGGGAGGTGGGCGGACCGACGACTCACGTCCGCGATGTCGCCGGCGTGGAGCCCGAAGACTTTCTGACGATCGCACGCCGCTACGTCAGTGCCGCTGATACCAGGCGGACCGCAGGCCACATCATGCGTCAGATCGGGTCGCTGATGCTGACCTCGCTCGTACCGATGCACCGCCTCGACAAGTTCGATCGGCGCCAGCAGCATCCTCAGCCTGCCCATCCCCGGTATTCGGGCGAGTCGGCCGTGTGGCGAGATGAGCACACGCCCTCAGCCGGCTCGACGCAGTATCGGTTCGGCGACATCGAGGCCGATATCTCGCGTCAGGCCTCGAGGTCGGGCGTCTTTTCGACGTAG
- a CDS encoding MerR family transcriptional regulator encodes MTTRPDPPSRKPRQQAGAISTVLKGLRRRVQRGSRDVIENAVAQLFDAAVHPHGVDASGEYRIDDLARLAGTTTRNIRVYRDRGLLHPPLRVGRLALFNDTHLTRLRLITSLLDRGYNIAHVNEMLSAWEQGKDLGSVLGLESAIAGTWAAEKPQTMPVADARRLISDESAFDRLVGSGLIRLEDDDAIVLRPKLIEAFNDIREYGVSIDKLIDIHEQVLPLVDQISAILVQAGAEHVQDRIKPGVGLPDDTEVAELITMLVRFRTQAVAAVTATLASSIESTIEELVSRILADYVEKTPDLEA; translated from the coding sequence ATGACCACCAGGCCTGACCCGCCGTCGCGCAAGCCGCGGCAGCAGGCCGGTGCGATCTCCACGGTCCTGAAGGGACTGCGCCGACGCGTCCAGCGCGGCTCGCGCGACGTCATTGAAAATGCGGTGGCGCAGTTGTTCGACGCCGCGGTGCACCCGCACGGGGTCGACGCGTCGGGCGAGTACCGCATCGACGACCTGGCTCGGCTGGCTGGCACGACGACGCGCAACATCCGGGTGTACCGCGACCGCGGGCTGCTGCACCCGCCGCTGCGCGTCGGCCGGCTGGCGTTGTTCAACGACACGCATCTGACCCGGCTGCGGCTGATCACGTCGCTGCTCGATCGCGGCTACAACATTGCCCACGTCAACGAGATGCTCAGCGCGTGGGAGCAGGGCAAGGATCTTGGCTCGGTGCTTGGGTTGGAGTCGGCAATCGCGGGCACGTGGGCCGCGGAGAAGCCGCAGACGATGCCGGTCGCCGATGCGCGGCGGCTGATCAGCGACGAGTCCGCATTTGACCGGCTGGTGGGCTCCGGGCTGATTCGCCTCGAGGACGACGACGCAATTGTACTGCGGCCCAAGCTGATCGAGGCGTTCAATGACATCCGCGAGTACGGGGTGTCCATCGACAAGCTGATCGATATCCACGAACAGGTGCTGCCGCTGGTCGACCAGATCAGCGCGATCCTGGTACAGGCAGGTGCCGAGCATGTGCAGGATCGGATCAAACCCGGCGTGGGACTACCCGACGACACCGAGGTCGCCGAGTTGATCACGATGCTGGTGCGGTTCCGGACGCAGGCGGTGGCGGCGGTCACCGCGACGCTGGCGTCGTCGATCGAGTCGACGATCGAGGAACTGGTCAGCCGCATCCTCGCCGACTACGTCGAAAAGACGCCCGACCTCGAGGCCTGA